The following proteins are co-located in the Elusimicrobiota bacterium genome:
- a CDS encoding NCS2 family permease, whose amino-acid sequence MDFLETRFQLKENGTTVRTELAAGLTTFLTMGYILFVQPQVLSAAGMDPGAVFTATCLSSALGCALMGLLANYPIAQAPLMGENFFFTYAVVLGMGVPWQRALGLVFVSGLVFLALTLTRIRETLVNSVPDALKHAIAAGIGLFVALIGLKEAGLVVANAPTLVKLGPLHAGPVLLALFGLALSAALFVRRVRGALLLGMLATSALGWAFGWLRYGGVFSAPPSLAPTLFKLDLTGLLTRDGFSVVLIFLFMTLFDTLGTLVGVGVQAGLMKDGKLPRAPKALLCDAVATTTGALLGTSTVSSYIESATGVAQGGRTGLTALTVAALFLLALFFAPLVGFVSGAVTLPGGLVLHPVTAPALILVGALMLGMVRRIEWDDPSEGLPAFLTLVVIPFTFNIADGVAAGFISYPALKAAAGKGKDVPPLLWGLAALFLLRYAFLAA is encoded by the coding sequence ATGGATTTCCTCGAAACGCGCTTCCAACTGAAGGAGAACGGCACCACCGTCCGCACGGAGCTCGCCGCCGGCCTGACGACCTTCCTCACGATGGGCTACATCCTCTTCGTCCAGCCCCAGGTCCTCTCGGCCGCGGGGATGGACCCCGGCGCGGTCTTCACCGCCACCTGCCTCTCCAGCGCGCTCGGCTGCGCGCTCATGGGGCTCCTCGCGAACTACCCCATCGCCCAGGCCCCGCTCATGGGAGAGAACTTCTTCTTCACCTACGCCGTCGTGCTCGGCATGGGCGTGCCGTGGCAGAGGGCGCTCGGCCTCGTCTTCGTCTCCGGCCTCGTCTTCCTCGCGCTCACCCTGACCCGCATCCGCGAGACCCTCGTCAACTCCGTGCCCGACGCGCTCAAGCACGCCATCGCGGCCGGCATCGGGCTCTTCGTCGCGCTCATCGGCCTCAAGGAGGCCGGCCTCGTCGTCGCCAACGCCCCGACGCTCGTGAAGCTCGGCCCGCTCCACGCGGGACCGGTGCTCCTCGCCCTCTTCGGACTGGCCCTCTCGGCCGCCCTCTTCGTGCGCCGCGTCCGCGGCGCCCTGCTCCTCGGCATGCTCGCCACCTCGGCCCTGGGCTGGGCCTTCGGCTGGCTCCGCTACGGAGGAGTCTTCAGCGCGCCGCCCTCGCTCGCCCCCACCCTCTTCAAACTCGACCTCACGGGCCTCCTCACCCGCGACGGCTTCTCGGTGGTCCTCATCTTCCTGTTCATGACCCTCTTCGACACGCTCGGCACGCTCGTGGGCGTGGGCGTGCAGGCGGGTCTCATGAAGGACGGCAAGCTCCCCCGCGCCCCGAAGGCCCTGCTCTGCGACGCGGTCGCGACGACGACGGGCGCGCTGCTGGGGACCTCGACGGTATCGAGCTACATCGAGAGCGCGACCGGCGTCGCCCAGGGCGGGCGCACCGGGCTCACCGCGCTGACGGTCGCGGCGCTCTTCCTGCTCGCGCTCTTCTTCGCGCCGCTGGTGGGCTTCGTGAGCGGCGCGGTGACGCTGCCCGGCGGGCTCGTCCTGCATCCCGTCACCGCCCCGGCCCTCATCCTCGTCGGCGCGCTCATGCTCGGGATGGTCCGGCGCATCGAGTGGGACGACCCCAGCGAGGGCCTGCCGGCCTTCCTGACGCTCGTCGTCATCCCTTTCACCTTCAACATCGCCGACGGCGTCGCCGCCGGCTTCATCTCCTACCCGGCCCTGAAGGCCGCCGCCGGCAAGGGGAAGGACGTCCCGCCGCTCCTCTGGGGTCTCGCCGCCCTCTTCCTGCTGCGCTACGCGTTCCTGGCGGCATAG
- a CDS encoding lytic murein transglycosylase: MKRLLVFSLAALMPGAASAATAALRLPPSFAAPAFEGFAPAGLEFAAFEIPDIGAARAVPPPPATVDAAAFAAWLKDLRKEAAAQGVPAATLDDALNALQPIPKVLDLENTQPEHTITYEEYLARVVSEKRIALGREKLALHKDALAAVTERTGVPSEIIVALWGVESYFGQRQGDYPIVAALATLAFGGKRPAFYRGELHHALKILAEEGMPSAGLKGSWAGAMGQCQFMPSSFRRLAVDGNGDGRRDIWNTPEDVFASAGNYLQKVGWKAGEPWSQRVLLPPGFDAGLADGKYHPLSEWKLLGVKPWEAQSFPEKNLSATLMLPGGIAAPAVLAYPNLKTILNWNRSAYFATSIGFIAERVAAP; encoded by the coding sequence ATGAAGCGCCTCCTCGTCTTTTCGCTCGCCGCGCTCATGCCCGGCGCCGCCTCGGCCGCCACGGCCGCCCTCCGTTTGCCCCCCTCTTTCGCCGCGCCCGCCTTCGAGGGCTTCGCTCCCGCGGGCCTCGAGTTCGCCGCCTTCGAGATCCCCGACATCGGCGCCGCGCGGGCCGTTCCCCCTCCCCCGGCGACCGTCGACGCCGCCGCCTTCGCCGCCTGGCTCAAGGACTTGCGCAAGGAGGCCGCCGCCCAGGGCGTCCCGGCCGCGACCCTCGACGACGCTTTGAACGCGCTCCAGCCCATCCCGAAGGTCCTCGACCTCGAGAACACCCAGCCCGAGCACACCATCACCTACGAGGAGTACCTGGCCCGCGTCGTCTCCGAGAAGCGCATCGCGCTCGGCCGCGAGAAGCTCGCCCTGCACAAGGACGCGCTCGCCGCCGTCACGGAACGCACCGGAGTCCCCTCCGAGATCATCGTCGCGCTCTGGGGCGTCGAGTCCTACTTCGGCCAGCGCCAGGGCGATTACCCCATCGTCGCGGCGCTCGCCACCCTCGCCTTCGGAGGCAAGCGACCCGCCTTCTATCGCGGAGAGCTGCACCACGCGCTCAAGATCCTCGCCGAGGAAGGGATGCCCTCCGCCGGGCTCAAGGGCTCCTGGGCGGGCGCGATGGGCCAGTGCCAGTTCATGCCCTCGAGCTTCCGCCGCCTCGCCGTCGACGGCAACGGCGACGGCCGGCGGGACATCTGGAACACCCCCGAGGACGTCTTCGCCTCGGCGGGCAACTATCTTCAGAAGGTCGGCTGGAAGGCCGGCGAGCCCTGGAGTCAGCGCGTCCTCCTCCCGCCCGGCTTCGACGCGGGTCTCGCCGACGGGAAGTACCACCCGCTCTCCGAGTGGAAGCTCCTCGGCGTGAAGCCCTGGGAGGCGCAGAGCTTCCCCGAAAAGAACCTGTCCGCGACGCTGATGCTGCCGGGCGGCATCGCGGCGCCCGCCGTGCTCGCCTACCCCAACCTCAAGACCATCCTCAACTGGAACCGCTCCGCCTACTTCGCCACCTCCATCGGCTTCATCGCCGAGCGCGTGGCCGCCCCCTGA
- a CDS encoding response regulator has translation MRSYILVVDDDPVLAGLICDFLESRGLRATSCGDAAQAIVQASTLSVGGLVLDIALGSYGSGVDVYRHIRHGAHHPKDLPILFLTGMAPETALPMLPNDDPHVKTLFKPIRPEKLFENLHALGSGRWLAACRTTLPPHGGPSRN, from the coding sequence ATGCGGAGCTACATCCTCGTCGTCGATGACGACCCCGTCCTCGCCGGCCTCATCTGCGACTTCCTCGAGAGCCGCGGCCTGCGCGCCACCTCCTGCGGCGACGCGGCGCAGGCCATCGTGCAGGCGTCCACGCTGAGCGTGGGCGGACTCGTGCTCGACATCGCGCTCGGGAGCTACGGCAGCGGCGTGGACGTCTATCGCCACATCCGTCATGGCGCGCACCATCCCAAGGACCTTCCGATCCTCTTCCTCACGGGGATGGCGCCGGAGACCGCGCTGCCGATGCTCCCCAACGACGACCCCCACGTGAAGACCCTCTTCAAGCCCATACGGCCGGAGAAGCTCTTCGAGAACCTGCACGCGCTGGGCAGCGGCCGCTGGCTCGCGGCCTGCCGCACGACGCTCCCGCCTCACGGCGGGCCTTCCAGAAACTAG